One Ctenopharyngodon idella isolate HZGC_01 chromosome 3, HZGC01, whole genome shotgun sequence genomic window, CGCGATGACGTCACTACATAGAGCAGATCGCGCCATTTTGGTGGTCCATGTAGCAGCCACCCAATAAACGACTTTACTACTCTTTTACTGTAATATAAAAACCCGTTAAAACtaatgatattttaatgaaaatattgtctcataaatatgcataaaaatgtttaattccgCATGCCAAGTCGCAATGGCTGGCGTTGTTCATTGGTCAGGCATCGACCAATAAAACGGCTTCAACGGCTTTTGTTTATGTGAATGCcattttacacatttgtaaCTATTAATCTGCAACTTCAGCTTCGTAACACGGGTGTTTTGATTGTTGTCTGTGTGTGCAAATCGAAACATTCAGCTTTTCACATCAGGGCTGTGAGTGTAAATTTCAgtttacaaatacaaatattaatacGACAAGTTCTCACATCCAAATCAGCAACCTCTCGAGTTTTGCTACTGATTTACTTTCATAATAGCCTACTGAAGCAGTTTAAACACACGTCGCAGTGCTCGACATTTGCTTGTCAGGGACAAGTTGATTTTTTAaaggggcaagtgaaagagaattttacttgACCGACCGGACAAGCAGCCTAGCCTAGCCGGATTAAAATgccaataacaaaaaataactaGGGAATCACCAAAACGCGATAATGATTCTGCATTCATTTGGTCTAAGAGGCGATCGATAGTACATAATAgtaataatgtataatgtactgACGGTAACAAGGTGGTTCTGTTGAGGCGCTCCCGCTGCCTCTCGAGGAGAAATCGAAACAAATGAGCGCAGCAGACACAAAGAAACTCAGTTAACATGCTGCCAGTAGCGGCTCCTGGCCATAAATTTAGGTAGGGCAGATTCTGGGTCTTAGCGCTagtttatgataaacattttgtaagcaTTATATTCTAATTGCTGAGCACATGAGACACACTTTTGGCAGAATTCTAATGTCCTTGAGTTATTCAGCCTGAGGGTGGCGctctaatgatgattgacagattTTAGTACAAACGACAAACGGATAGAATGCTATCTTAGAATTGCcttaatgtagtatttattgcATTCGAatcttgtttcagaatgttacAAGTTGGGAATTCCAGTGAGGAAAACAGTCATGTCTACtctcagaaaaacataaaacaaacacaacagaactactATAAAATCTATTCACATGAGCACGTTTAAATTAAAGGATTTATGCTCTCATTAATTTAATACACTGCTCCACACAGGAAGAACAGACATGCTAACTAGTTACTGACCTGATGCTGTGTTCTGAAGCGGACTGATATCGTCTTGGCCTGGACCGAGGTTTACGTGAGGTAACGTCACGTGGAATAAGCGGGGCAGCCAGAAATCTGCCCCAATGGCTCTCTATTTTTCATCACGGGTTTACATTGGAAATTTGTTGGCGCTGGAGAGGGCTCTGAGACCGGCTGCCCCGCTTAATATCATAATAGGCTACATGCCTGCCGAATCCATGcgctacattttaatataacctGCTCACTTCACGTCTTAAAATAGAAAATCTGCAAAATATTTGCAGAATGCTGAAcgcatttataatttattattaattcagtgtATATGGAGAGGTCTATGTTTGGATGAATATTTTGGTTGggcttttatatttaaaacttacaataaacattttgccatgtttttaattcaaagaaaaaaatgtaagagagagttaaaactgaacacaatcttgctgctcaaactgtaacaatttttaatatttaatattcactccttttatattttacatttccttgtacttttactttcaatattttaagtacgtttaatatataaaaaaaatacatttcatacttaagtacaaaaaatatcacatactttaaaacttttactcaagtaatattctaaacagtgactttaacttctaccaaagtcattttctggtaggatatctatacttttactcaagtatggctTTCAAgtactttatacaccactgcTAGAGCAACAAAACGGTTAAATCTATGACTTCTTATCATGTTTGGggtctctcacattttgaaagtcttacaagattttaaaaatcttttagtgtagCTTTCATAAATGGAAAAGACCagttacagccaatacaggcaatttactaagGAAACACGTGTTTTAATGCTATTTAACAGTTATAGAGGTTGAGCCACAAATCTAGGATGATtttgcaaaagtttttttttttttaaataatctccaatatttaacgaatgaTTTAATTGACAATGGCGGTTGAGAgccaaagttgctcagaatgagggtGTTGTggcaaataaacaattaacaattCTGAATAAGAGACAAATATAATAATTGTCTTtgatgaattttatttatttttgcaagaAAAGGCCAGCAGTCATACAGTCATTCAGACTGGCTGCAGAGTGTGACAAAGAAGGGAGGGCTCCCTCACATTTATATCTCTCTAAACTTTAGGGCTGAAGCTTCTGTCCAATTGTAGTTTTATTTACTATATTAGGAACATACTGCACTGGTCtggttccgatcgggcgaaaaacctaggactagttcgcaaaagtaagTTTTTTACATAATCGcaaataattaatgaaagatTTGATTGATGTtggcattggttcttgaggcaaagttgttcagaatgaggagatctatcaaaaGATATGCATATTGCGTGGATGTGTGAAACACCACGTGATTACAGGTCCGTAAAACTcatcaaaattcttacagacctctagggcCATGAGTCGAACATGCACACTGTTTCGTACCGATCGgcctccattaaccttgtctaataggtgctcaaaatttattggccgatggcggccatgtttatcgagatacgccaatgtcctcatagactatcatgtccccttggaccaagacactgcatgccaaatttcaagtcGATTGGACTAATGGTTGCGTAGttagctgttttcatgtttttatttaagttatagcgccaccaagtgtcCAATCGTCgtgattttttttactgtgaccaaagattgagctCATACACATGTGTTCCAAGTTTCTCATTTCTTTCTCGAATTATATTTCACACTTCGTTTTACCCCTATaagcaaagaacaaaaaagaacttcCTGTGAGTATATTGGGCCTTAAATGTCTGTGCAGAGGACCTGTCTGTGTCCCGTGGACTTTGCTGAGGATCTGTGCTGATGGTTGTCATGTCGTTAAGTTCTTCACTGTGTATTGATATTATTACATATATCCTATCTGTTTCATTcatgtatgactgacaaatatcaAATCACATTCAGTTTACTAATATGTGTTAAAACTGTAATCCAAATGGATAGAAATTTCATATGCAATTCAAAcacatgaaataatatttatgtcTAAATTTAAGATTAAGTGCAATaattgaatattattattattacaatttaattgaataattgaaaattatttagccatttaatgccaaaaattataaaattaatttaaatatttatttcttcatcagggaaaaaaacaaagacactggaacacaaacaaaagtCAGTCCAGATCAACACCTGCAACAGCAaaagaatgaaaatatgaatcatCTGTTTCACAAACTCCATCTTGAAGTCAGACAACTCAAACTAAGAGCTGCAGATGTTCTTCAGATAACTGAACATTCATTACAGTCTCATGAGTCTTGTGCTGAAGAGGAGCTTGTTCAGACTTTCATACAAAAACTACTGATACATAACTATAGGGCAAGATACCTTAAAACTAAAGTGAACCATCAACAGGATCAAACAATACGCAGTAGCAGTGATTTGTCTGAAGATGAgagtgatatttttgatgatgtTCTTAAAAACAAAGTATCAAGTCGATCTGAGCAAATTCACCCAATGGATGTTCAGATGGCCGTATTTCATTGTGCTGATGGTTTCCTGAGGCAGCTGTTGGTCACTAAACTGTCCCAGTGTCAGTACGCTCTGCCTCTGCTTGTTCCTGATCCATTAACACAACAGATTGAGTTTCCTCTCTGGACATTCAGACAAATCAACAAGAGCTGGAAGATCAGAAACACCAACAATGAAATCATCAGTCAAACTCAGCCAATCTACAAGGCAGAAACTCCAATGGTGTTTTTCTTCAGGTTTGGCTCTGTGTCTTCATCCAAGTCTGAGCTGATGAACAGTCTGATCAATGAGAAACACAACACGTTCTTCCACAGGAACTGCCCAGGCAGCAGCAGAACCAGAGTCCTGATGGATGGAGTGGTGGAGATTGCCTGGTTCTGCCCCTCTGGGAAAAACATGGATAAATTCAATGACTGTGTTGCATTCTGTAATCTACACGGTGATGCAGGAGACCATGAGAAACAGCTGCAGATCCTCACTGAAATGGCCTCAGTCAATGTTGTTCTGCTACCACAACTGGACAGGAATGACAGAAGTGCAGCAATAATCCAAAACCTCTACAAGGACAGAAAGCCACTCATTTGTCTTTTTACTGAGGATGAATCTGCTGTAACTGAGATGAAGAAAGGGAAATTTAAAATTGGTCTGAGAGACAGAAATCAATCAGATGTATCTGATGAATTCAGAATGGTTATAAATGATTGTCTCAAAGAATCATCTCACACTTTCAGACTTGAAGATGTGTCCAAACACTCAGACATCAGAGTAGATGAGGAAGATGTCGATGACTGCAggagaggaagagaagcagcacAGCAGATGATGAGTTTACTGGAGAAGAAAGATCTGACAGAAATCAAAGAATCAGTTCTGCCTCATCAGGGGAAACTGTGGCATCAGTGGAGTCAGATGAACAAAGAACTACATCGATTTCAAGGAAATGAGATAGAAATGGACATCATTAGAAAACAAACAGAGATGAAGAAGATTCGTAAACAGCAGCATGAAGCTGACATCACAGATTTTATGAAGTTCTTCATTAAAGAAATTAACTCAGATGCTGAACATGTGAAGACATTTTTCATCAAATGGCTCAGAATCATCCTGGATGAATATACATCAGCTGACCTTTTTGATCTACATCACAAGTATGATGAAAAGTGGTCAACAGTCATGAAATTGAAAAAGAATCATGACAAATCTGAACAACTCACAGCTGAACAAACTGCACTTCAGAGAATATCTGAGGAATTACAAGCAGCAACCTTTGGTCTGGAGCACATCATGAGGGAGATCAGTCAGATCTATGAATCATGTTCATCTGTGCAGAAGGACAAGAAAGATCTGCAGGTTCACTTCTCTTCTCTCCCGAGTCTTGCAGCAGAGATGATGATCTCTGGATTTCCACTGGAGCTGATGGATGGAGATGCTGCTAATGTTCCTGTGGTCTGGATCTCTGCTGTTCTAGATGAACTCATCCAGAAACTGGGAGACCAGAGAGTCTTTGTGCTGTCAGTTTTAGGGCTTCAGAGCTCTGGGAAATCCACCATGCTGAATGCCATGTTTGGACTCCAGTTTGCCGTCAGTGCTGGCAGGTGCACCAGAGGAGCTTTCATGCAGCTGGTCAAAGTGTCAGACGAGATGAAAACACAGATTAACTTTGGCTATATTCTGGTTGTTGATACTGAGGGGCTTCATGCTCTTGAACTGGCTGGAATATCAACCAGACATCATGACAATGAATTGGCCACATTTGTTGTTGGTTTTGCAAATTTGACCTTAATCAATATCTTTGGAGAAAACACATCTGAGATGCAGGACATTCTTCAGATTGTTGTTCAGGCCTTCATGAGGATGAAGAAGTTCATACAGAATTGCAGCTGTATGTTTGTGCATCAGAATGTTTCAGATGTCACAGCTGGAGAGAAAATCAAGGAGGGAAGGAGACGACTGCAGGAGAAACTGGATAAGATGACAAAACTCAATGCTGAAGAGGAAGACTGTGATGCAGAATGTTTCAGTGATGTCATTAAATTTGATGTTCAGAATGATGTGAAGTATTTTGCTCAGCTCTGGGAGGGCAGCCCACCCATGGCACCACCAAACCCAAACTACTGTGAGAATATTCATGAACTAAAGAAAACCATTATGTCTCATGCCTCAAAATCACATGGAACAAAGCTGAAAGATTTAAAAGATCATATTAAAGATCTCTGGGAAGCTTTACTGAAGGAGCGATTCGTCTTCAGTTTCAGAAATTCTCTGGAGATTTCAGCCTACAAGAAATTGAAGACTGAATACAGCAAATGGTCCTGGAGTCTTCGCAGTACCATGATGGAAACTGAGAACAAACTAtacaacaaaatagaaaatgaagcAATTCATGAGATTGAGGAAACTGATCTTCAAACAGAACTAAAGAAGAAAAGTGAAGAAGTGGAGAAATCAATGTCTGAATTCTTTgagaaagacaaagataaaGATATACTGATTCACTGGAAAACATCgtttgaaatcaaaatcaaagaGCTTCAGAAAAACATTGTGAGAGAAACAAAGAGGAAATTTTGTGATATTATTAAGCAGCGAGACCTGAAGAAAAACTCTGATGCTCAGAGAACACATTATGAAAACACTCTCTATGAAAAGAGCAAAGATCCTACCTTACAACTCAAAGACAAATCTAATGATGAAGAAATACTTAAGAAAGATGATGATGACTGCAggagaggaagagaagcagcacAGCAGATGATGAGTTTACTGGAGAAGAAAGATCTGACAGAAATCAAAGAATCAGTTCTGCCTCATCAGGGGAAACTGTGGCATCAGTGGAGTCAGAAGAACAAAGAACTACATCGACCTCGAGCAGATGAGACAGAAATGGACATCAgcagaaaacaaacagaaattaaGGAAATCCGTCAACAACAGTATAATTCTAACATCAGTGAGTTCATAAAATactttgtaaaacaaatgaACTCACATGCTGAACAGGAGAAGATGTTTTTTATTAACTGCCTCATAATCCTACTGGATGAATATATTTCAGCTGACCTTTCCAATCTACATAACAAGTATGATGAAAAATGGTCAAAGGTCTTAAAACTCAAAGAGAAACATGATAAATCTGAAACACTCAAAGCTGAACAAACTGAACTTGAGAGAATATCTGAGGAACTTCAAGCTTCAGAATTTGGTCTGCAGCACATCATGAGGGAGATCGGTCAGATCTATGAATCATGTTCATCTGTGAAGAAGAACAAGAAAGACCTGCAGTTTCACTTCTCTTCTCTCCCGAGTCTTGCAGCAGAGATGATGATCTCTGGATTTCCACTGGAGCTGATGGATGGAGATGCTGCTCATGTTCCTGTGATCTGGATCTCTGCTGTTCTAGATGAACTCATCCAGAAACTGGGAGACCAGAGAGTCTTTGTGCTTTCAGTTTTAGGGCTTCAGAGCTCTGGGAAATCCACCATGCTGAATGCCATGTTTGGACTCCAGTTTGCTGTCAGTGCTGGCAGGTGCACCAGAGGAGCTTTTATGCAGCTGGTCAAAGTGTCAGACGAGATGAAAACACAGATGAACTTTGACTATATTCTGGTTGTTGATACTGAGGGTCTTCGTGCTCTAGAACTGGCTAGAAGATCAACAAAAGTTCATGACAATGAATTGGCCACATTTGTTTTTGGTCTTGGAAATCTGACCTTGATCAACATCTTTGGAGAAAACCCATCTGAGATGCAGGACATTCTTCAGATTGTTGTTCAGGCCTTCCTGAGGATGAAGAAGGTCAGACTGAATcccagctgtgtgtttgtgcatcagAACGTCTCAGATGTCACAGCCAGAGAGAAAAACATGGAGGGAAGGAGACGACTGCTGGAGAAACTGGATGAGATGACAAAACTCACTGCTAAAGAGGAAGACTGTGATGCAGAATGTTTCAGTGATGTCACTAGATTTGATGTACAGAATGATGTGAAGTATTTTGCTCAGCTCTGGGAGGGAAACCCACCGATGGCACCACCAAACCCAAACTACTGTGAGAATATTCATGAACTAAAGAAAACCATTATGTCTCATGCCTCAAAATCACATGGAACAAAGCTGAAAGATTTAAAAGATCATATTAAAGATCTCTGGGAAGCTTTACTGAAGGAGCGATTCGTCTTCAGTTTCAGAAATTCTCTGGAGATTTCAGCCTACAAGAAATTGAAGACTGAATACAGCAAATGGTCCTGGAGTCTTCGCAGTACCATGATGGAAACTGAGAACAAACTAtacaacaaaatagaaaatgaagcAATTCATGAGATTGAGGAAACTGATCTTCAAACAGAACTAAAGAAGAAAAGTGAAGAAGTGGAGAAATCAATGTCTGAATTCTTTgagaaagacaaagataaaGATATACTGATTCACTGGAAAACATCgtttgaaatcaaaatcaaagaGCTTCAGAAAAACATTGTGAGAGAAACAAAGAGGAAATTTTGTGATATTATTAAGCAGCGAGACCTGAAGAAAAACTCTGATGCTCAGAGAACACATTATGAAAACACTCTCTATGAAAAGAGCAAAGATCCTACCTTACAACTCAAAGACAAATCTAATGATGAAGAAATACTTAAGAAAGATGATGATGACTGCAggagaggaagagaagcagcacAGCAGATGATGAGTTTACTGGAGAAGAAAGATCTGACAGAAATCAAAGAATCAGTTCTGCCTCATCAGGGGAAACTGTGGCATCAGTGGAGTCAGAAGAACAAAGAACTACATCGACCTCGAGCAGATGAGACAGAAATGGACATCAgcagaaaacaaacagaaattaaGGAAATCCGTCAACAACAGTATAATTCTAACATCAGTGAGTTCATAAAATactttgtaaaacaaatgaACTCACATGCTGAACAGGAGAAGATGTTTTTTATTAACTGCCTCATAATCCTACTGGATGAATATATTTCAGCTGACCTTTCCAATCTACATAACAAGTATGATGAAAAATGGTCAAAGGTCTTAAAACTCAAAGAGAAACATGATAAATCTGAAACACTCAAAGCTGAACAAACTGAACTTGAGAGAATATCTGAGGAACTTCAAGCTTCAGAATTTGGTCTGCAGCACATCATGAGGGAGATCGGTCAGATCTATGAATCATGTTCATCTGTGAAGAAGAACAAGAAAGACCTGCAGTTTCACTTCTCTTCTCTCCCGAGTCTTGCAGCAGAGATGATGATCTCTGGATTTCCACTGGAGCTGATGGATGGAGATGCTGCTCATGTTCCTGTGATCTGGATCTCTGCTGTTCTAGATGAACTCATCCAGAAACTGGGAGACCAGAGAGTCTTTGTGCTTTCAGTTTTAGGGCTTCAGAGCTCTGGGAAATCCACCATGCTGAATGCCATGTTTGGACTCCAGTTTGCTGTCAGTGCTGGCAGGTGCACCAGAGGAGCTTTTATGCAGCTGGTCAAAGTGTCAGACGAGATGAAAACACAGATGAACTTTGACTATATTCTGGTTGTTGATACTGAGGGTCTTCGTGCTCTAGAACTGGCTAGAAGATCAACAAAAGTTCATGACAATGAATTGGCCACATTTGTTTTTGGTCTTGGAAATCTGACCTTGATCAACATCTTTGGAGAAAACCCATCTGAGATGCAGGACATTCTTCAGATTGTTGTTCAGGCCTTCCTGAGGATGAAGAAGGTCAGACTGAATcccagctgtgtgtttgtgcatcagAACGTCTCAGATGTCACAGCCAGAGAGAAAAACATGGAGGGAAGGAGACGACTGCTGGAGAAACTGGATGAGATGACAAAACTCACTGCTAAAGAGGAAGACTGTGATGCAGAATGTTTCAGTGATGTCACTAGATTTGATGTACAGAATGATGTGAAGTATTTTGCTCAGCTCTGGGAGGGAAACCCACCGATGGCACCACCAAACCCAAACTACTGTGAGAATATTCAAGAACTAAAGAAAACTGTTATGTCTCAAGCCTCAAAATCAGGTGGAATGATGCTAATTGATTTAAAAGATCATATTAAAGATCTTTGGGAAGCTTTACTGAATGAGCGATTCATCTTCAGCTTCAGAAATTCTCTGGAGATTTCAGCCTACAGGAAACTGGAGACAAAATACAGCAAATGGTCCTGGAGTCTTCGCAGTACCATGATGGAAACTGAGAACAAACTAtacaacaaaatagaa contains:
- the LOC127510166 gene encoding interferon-induced very large GTPase 1-like, which codes for MIQRRKTTMLREKNKDTGTQTKVSPDQHLQQQKNENMNHLFHKLHLEVRQLKLRAADVLQITEHSLQSHESCAEEELVQTFIQKLLIHNYRARYLKTKVNHQQDQTIRSSSDLSEDESDIFDDVLKNKVSSRSEQIHPMDVQMAVFHCADGFLRQLLVTKLSQCQYALPLLVPDPLTQQIEFPLWTFRQINKSWKIRNTNNEIISQTQPIYKAETPMVFFFRFGSVSSSKSELMNSLINEKHNTFFHRNCPGSSRTRVLMDGVVEIAWFCPSGKNMDKFNDCVAFCNLHGDAGDHEKQLQILTEMASVNVVLLPQLDRNDRSAAIIQNLYKDRKPLICLFTEDESAVTEMKKGKFKIGLRDRNQSDVSDEFRMVINDCLKESSHTFRLEDVSKHSDIRVDEEDVDDCRRGREAAQQMMSLLEKKDLTEIKESVLPHQGKLWHQWSQMNKELHRFQGNEIEMDIIRKQTEMKKIRKQQHEADITDFMKFFIKEINSDAEHVKTFFIKWLRIILDEYTSADLFDLHHKYDEKWSTVMKLKKNHDKSEQLTAEQTALQRISEELQAATFGLEHIMREISQIYESCSSVQKDKKDLQVHFSSLPSLAAEMMISGFPLELMDGDAANVPVVWISAVLDELIQKLGDQRVFVLSVLGLQSSGKSTMLNAMFGLQFAVSAGRCTRGAFMQLVKVSDEMKTQINFGYILVVDTEGLHALELAGISTRHHDNELATFVVGFANLT
- the LOC127508638 gene encoding interferon-induced very large GTPase 1-like encodes the protein MQDILQIVVQAFMRMKKFIQNCSCMFVHQNVSDVTAGEKIKEGRRRLQEKLDKMTKLNAEEEDCDAECFSDVIKFDVQNDVKYFAQLWEGSPPMAPPNPNYCENIHELKKTIMSHASKSHGTKLKDLKDHIKDLWEALLKERFVFSFRNSLEISAYKKLKTEYSKWSWSLRSTMMETENKLYNKIENEAIHEIEETDLQTELKKKSEEVEKSMSEFFEKDKDKDILIHWKTSFEIKIKELQKNIVRETKRKFCDIIKQRDLKKNSDAQRTHYENTLYEKSKDPTLQLKDKSNDEEILKKDDDDCRRGREAAQQMMSLLEKKDLTEIKESVLPHQGKLWHQWSQKNKELHRPRADETEMDISRKQTEIKEIRQQQYNSNISEFIKYFVKQMNSHAEQEKMFFINCLIILLDEYISADLSNLHNKYDEKWSKVLKLKEKHDKSETLKAEQTELERISEELQASEFGLQHIMREIGQIYESCSSVKKNKKDLQFHFSSLPSLAAEMMISGFPLELMDGDAAHVPVIWISAVLDELIQKLGDQRVFVLSVLGLQSSGKSTMLNAMFGLQFAVSAGRCTRGAFMQLVKVSDEMKTQMNFDYILVVDTEGLRALELARRSTKVHDNELATFVFGLGNLTLINIFGENPSEMQDILQIVVQAFLRMKKVRLNPSCVFVHQNVSDVTAREKNMEGRRRLLEKLDEMTKLTAKEEDCDAECFSDVTRFDVQNDVKYFAQLWEGNPPMAPPNPNYCENIHELKKTIMSHASKSHGTKLKDLKDHIKDLWEALLKERFVFSFRNSLEISAYKKLKTEYSKWSWSLRSTMMETENKLYNKIENEAIHEIEETDLQTELKKKSEEVEKSMSEFFEKDKDKDILIHWKTSFEIKIKELQKNIVRETKRKFCDIIKQRDLKKNSDAQRTHYENTLYEKSKDPTLQLKDKSNDEEILKKDDDDCRRGREAAQQMMSLLEKKDLTEIKESVLPHQGKLWHQWSQKNKELHRPRADETEMDISRKQTEIKEIRQQQYNSNISEFIKYFVKQMNSHAEQEKMFFINCLIILLDEYISADLSNLHNKYDEKWSKVLKLKEKHDKSETLKAEQTELERISEELQASEFGLQHIMREIGQIYESCSSVKKNKKDLQFHFSSLPSLAAEMMISGFPLELMDGDAAHVPVIWISAVLDELIQKLGDQRVFVLSVLGLQSSGKSTMLNAMFGLQFAVSAGRCTRGAFMQLVKVSDEMKTQMNFDYILVVDTEGLRALELARRSTKVHDNELATFVFGLGNLTLINIFGENPSEMQDILQIVVQAFLRMKKVRLNPSCVFVHQNVSDVTAREKNMEGRRRLLEKLDEMTKLTAKEEDCDAECFSDVTRFDVQNDVKYFAQLWEGNPPMAPPNPNYCENIQELKKTVMSQASKSGGMMLIDLKDHIKDLWEALLNERFIFSFRNSLEISAYRKLETKYSKWSWSLRSTMMETENKLYNKIENEAIHEIEETDLQTDLKKTSEEVERSMSEFFEKDKDKDILIQWKTSFEIKIKELQENIVRETKRKLNEILQQRDMKKKIDGHRTHHENEHALKLKDKTNDARILNKKFDAQRTHHENTLYEKSKELALKLKDKTNDEETLKKEFDLICDSSEDKIISDIPTIEDIDIMRDVREILSDAYEGHLDADHIKEDIFTVSSYSEYVIFKKSTKKGLKWVAKRAWRKVKKKKKKKRTLSPEKEAEIKLLVTDVVQQTDRMIQSFNISKMGYNISYIQQLTDYIKRRVTEHEERAVKYKFKNEFIMDLVYSICKRAKKMITDQHRLKREEYYSIFQKYCHGATSAAIFGEIICQKLKEPIEQSVYKKTARDLTDEMMTNCESLNGNRSNLDKHILKTLAEEEDFNKYMNYIYNPRDHFKSFIRDEVSRYITDKFSVSVLHKMKENIELLQQKIMKAAHESTEHVQVNRGDVGLWLNSFTQQLSDVLIFSEKVKHDDFQDLNLLEDVIRQELTAIMSDMSSRFNTKTFDENLDLSFRPGELLIDHFCQCCWVQCPFCGATCTNTIENHHEDHSVVFYRVNGINSTYCGLNQNLCADICTNLVPSDQYFYTPDGRFPWRHYRTAGGVYADWSIIPDHSDLPYWKWFVCRFQKDLEMHYVPDEWKKYRKHDAIKSLDQYM